From a single Methanofollis sp. W23 genomic region:
- a CDS encoding DUF2207 domain-containing protein, which produces MSENRQIATLLIVTLFLGVAALGLSAALPFLTEGDLVVDDYQAVLYENGTFVERYTYDVARSDEYRMLFRFFDDRLTFADASSPHVKFEEMTVPEGVIGYVKDASGEVRTYPTATEAETEFIRSKAYPNEVGLYNPGYFDAGTYVVEYHSVMRPPVEYDGEVAHVNLKLVREHIPYRHLTLTLPDWEGIETVYAYPPWLSVERQDGTVTITGSAAANDPVAVELLLPLSYLDQTSGFPHPVDDLRQKTEEGAFWYNFPYHAASVFQTVAAFLVLVLPFALLLLYRRYGREKTFTVPEYLSFTPNTALKPWQVNLLFKGDVNESDEDAFYATLLDLHRQGVVTVREKDDAKGITVTVNRGHSDDPYEQRVLNYISGVGGNGVFDSGELERMATRAAEGRADLATVQGYQRSLQALFNPTDTRLSRKYAVDGRKFVSPLLFPPAFLLGLAVLVFVLAPATGAASVPAIVLSVAGLVEVGIALLMPSTLFGHWKGDHFKEKLEWESFENFLSDMAQIQKYAPEDLSMWGEWMVYGTALGLGEQVEKAMEHLHVSYAEVGMPVYSHMPLAFIPIAHFSAPSTGSGGGGFGGGGGGFGGGGGFGGGGVGGR; this is translated from the coding sequence GTGAGTGAAAACCGGCAGATCGCCACCCTCCTCATCGTCACCCTTTTTCTCGGCGTTGCGGCCCTCGGCCTCAGCGCCGCTCTGCCCTTCCTCACCGAGGGCGACCTGGTCGTCGACGATTATCAGGCGGTCCTGTACGAGAACGGCACCTTTGTCGAACGCTACACCTATGACGTCGCGCGCTCTGATGAGTACAGGATGCTCTTCCGCTTCTTCGACGACCGCCTCACCTTTGCCGATGCGTCAAGTCCGCACGTGAAGTTCGAGGAGATGACGGTACCAGAGGGAGTGATCGGATACGTGAAGGACGCCTCTGGTGAGGTCAGGACCTACCCGACCGCGACCGAGGCCGAGACCGAGTTCATCAGGAGCAAGGCCTATCCCAACGAGGTCGGGCTCTACAACCCTGGATATTTCGACGCAGGCACATATGTCGTCGAGTACCACTCGGTCATGCGCCCACCGGTGGAGTACGACGGCGAGGTGGCCCATGTCAACCTCAAACTCGTCCGCGAGCATATCCCGTACCGCCACCTCACCCTCACCCTCCCTGACTGGGAGGGGATCGAGACGGTCTATGCCTACCCGCCCTGGCTCTCGGTCGAACGGCAGGACGGGACGGTGACGATCACAGGTAGTGCCGCCGCAAACGATCCCGTGGCGGTCGAACTCCTCCTGCCTCTCTCCTACCTGGACCAGACGAGCGGGTTCCCGCACCCGGTCGACGACCTGAGACAGAAGACCGAAGAAGGCGCCTTCTGGTATAACTTCCCGTACCATGCGGCCTCGGTCTTCCAGACGGTTGCGGCCTTCCTGGTCCTCGTCCTCCCCTTCGCGCTCCTCCTCCTATACCGCAGGTATGGGCGGGAGAAGACCTTCACTGTCCCCGAGTATCTCAGTTTCACGCCCAACACCGCCCTCAAACCCTGGCAGGTGAACCTCCTCTTCAAGGGGGACGTGAATGAGTCAGACGAGGACGCCTTCTACGCCACGCTCCTCGACCTCCACAGGCAGGGCGTGGTCACCGTCAGGGAGAAGGACGATGCAAAGGGGATCACGGTCACGGTCAACCGCGGCCATTCAGACGACCCCTATGAACAGCGGGTGCTCAACTACATCTCCGGTGTCGGGGGCAACGGGGTCTTTGACTCTGGTGAACTGGAGAGGATGGCAACGCGGGCGGCAGAGGGCAGGGCCGACCTGGCCACGGTGCAGGGCTACCAGCGGAGTCTCCAGGCGCTCTTCAACCCGACAGACACGCGCCTCTCCAGGAAGTACGCGGTGGACGGCAGGAAGTTTGTCTCACCCCTCCTCTTCCCGCCTGCATTCCTCCTCGGGCTTGCAGTCCTGGTCTTCGTGCTTGCCCCGGCCACCGGGGCGGCGTCGGTGCCGGCGATCGTCCTCTCGGTCGCAGGGCTCGTCGAGGTGGGCATCGCCCTCCTGATGCCCTCGACCCTCTTTGGCCACTGGAAGGGCGACCACTTCAAGGAAAAACTGGAATGGGAAAGTTTCGAGAATTTCCTCTCCGACATGGCGCAGATCCAGAAGTACGCCCCAGAAGACCTCTCGATGTGGGGCGAGTGGATGGTCTACGGCACCGCCCTGGGCCTGGGCGAGCAGGTCGAGAAGGCGATGGAGCACCTGCATGTCTCCTATGCCGAGGTGGGGATGCCGGTCTACTCCCATATGCCCCTGGCCTTCATACCGATCGCTCACTTCTCCGCGCCCTCCACCGGCAGCGGTGGCGGCGGCTTCGGTGGTGGAGGGGGCGGTTTCGGTGGCGGCGGCGGCTTCGGCGGTGGCGGCGTCGGAGGGCGTTGA